The following coding sequences are from one Mus pahari chromosome X, PAHARI_EIJ_v1.1, whole genome shotgun sequence window:
- the LOC110314026 gene encoding doublesex- and mab-3-related transcription factor C1-like, protein MQRPSGSREPHKDLSPVTPSKKEEATPLKRRLVERHKRTMAAAHPSHMHVKKLAVEEGVRTGKNTAHQIQAQVDTATQEESSQGPVLLNQHPETTSVPYTPETVGQQRMVSLSGEPHGPSAMPSMCSSLILQPCATTDPMLLQPQVMGPSASNQASVSATLEWQEMLEAAEALLALKNSSQTRHQTRGMPVKRELSGASRM, encoded by the exons ATGCAGAGGCCTTCGGGTTCCCG GGAACCACATAAGGACCTTTCTCCTGTGACCCCCTCCAAGAAGGAGGAGGCTACCCCATTAAAGAGACGCCTGGTTGAGAGACATAAAAGGACTATGGCTGCTGCCCATCCATCGCACATGCACGTCAAGAAACTGGCTGTAGAAGAAGGAGTTCGCA CTGGAAAGAACACTGCACACCAGATCCAGGCCCAGGTTGACACAGCAACCCAGGAG GAGAGCTCCCAAGGGCCTGTGCTGCTGAACCAGCACCCAGAAACAACATCTGTGCCATATACTCCAGAGACCGTGGGGCAACAACGGATGGTTTCCCTTTCTGGGGAGCCTCATGGGCCCTCCGCCATGCCAAGCAT gtGTTCAAGCCTGATTCTTCAGccctgtgccaccactgacccTATGCTACTGCAGCCACAGGTCATG GGTCCCAGTGCCTCCAACCAGGCTTCAGTTTCTGCTACCTTAGAGTGGCAGGAGATGCTGGAGGCTGCTGAAGCTCTGCTGGCTCTGAAAAATTCATCTCAGACACGTCACCAGACCCGTGGCATGCCAG tgAAGAGAGAGCTGAGCGGAGCATCACGTATGTGA